TGTATGTTCTTTCTGAAAGTCTTTGGCATTTTTTATTTCATCTTTCAGCCATTCTGCAAAAGGAATTTTTTCCTCATTATAACTATTTAATGCATAGAATGTGCTGCCATCTTCTGAAACCATAAATTTAAATCGATACAGCATATCCAATTCATTTTTTTCATGATTATAGGTATTTACCTGATAATAAGGAAAGTTTTCTTTGGGTCTTTCTACGATTTCAAAAAAGAGTTTCTTTTCTTTATCAGACAATTTGTTGTAGACATTCACATGATACAGGTCTGAAAGCTTTTTATTTTGTTTTTCAAAGAACTTAAGAATATTTTTTTCTTTTTCGTTGTATTGAAAGGGATTTGGATAATATTTCCCATCAATTTCTACATCTTTCTCAGAGTGTTTTGCCAGTGGCTGAACGATTTTTCCTTGGGTATTCATTATTCCCCAATTTCCACCTACAACAGCTTTATGTTCATCATCTGTCTTTTCCCAATCGCAGCCATCGCAGAATGCAGCATATCCATAGTTGAAGGGGACCGCAAAATCATGTTCAGGCTGAATGACTGTTTTTCCATTTCGGTCTGCAAAGCCTATTTTACCGTTTTTAACCAATCTTCTGAATCCTTCAGAAAAATAATCCGCTCCGTTATCATACATAAATGGCTGATACAAATAGTTTCCTTTTCTGTCATAAATATATCCCCATGCATATTTCTCATGCTCCTCTCCTGCTTTAGTTCCATCAAAATGAATGGTCTCTCCGTCTACTGGATCTCCGTCTTTAAGGTATGAAAAGACTTTGAACTGTGCAGGAACAATGATTTTTCCGTCTTTATTTTTTACTCCAACCAGAGAATCTTTGGATTTAAAATAATATAAAGTTTCTTTTACCTGAGCAAAAGAAATGACTGGTGTCAACAGAATGGCTACTAGCAGTTTTTTCATATTCATTGGGTTGGAAATAAAATATGCAGCCGAAAAGACTGCATATCATTTTATACTTTAAGATCAGCTTCTAATCCTATTAAGTCTTTGTTTTGGTCTATAATCGGCTGTACTTCATTTTGGATGAATTCCTCCGTCTGAATCGGCGCGAAACCAATAAAGTTTTTAGGATCTAAAACTTCTTTCAGTTTTGATTTGTCCAGCTTTAAAGAATCATCATTTAAGATTCTTTCGATAAGATCGTTTTCTTTTCCTTCTTCTTTCACTTTCTTGGAAGCTTCCATAGAGTGAACTCTGATCACTTCGTGAATTTCCTGGCGGTCACCACCAGCTTTTACTTCTTCCATGATAATGTATTCTGTTGCCATGAAAGGAAGTTCTTCCATTATATGTTTGTTGATTCTGTTCGGATATACTACAATTCCGTTCATAATATTATTCCAGATCAATAGAATAGCATCAACAGCTAAAAATGCCTGAGGAATTGTCAATCTCTTGTTAGCAGAGTCATCTAATGTTCTTTCAAACCATTGTGTAGAAGCTACCATTGCAGAGCTTGTAGTCAGAGACATTACATATTTTGCCAATGCCCCGATTCTTTCGCTTCTCATGGGGTTACGTTTGTAAGCCATTGCGGATGAACCGATCTGGTTTTTCTCGAATGGTTCTTCAATTTCCTTAAGGTTTTGAAGTAAACGTAAGTCGTTTGTAAATTTATGTGCAGATTGAGCAATGTTACCTAGCAAAGCAACTACTTTAGCATCAATTTTTCTATCGTAAGTCTGTCCGGAAACTCCGAAAACTTTTTCGAAGCCGAATCTTTTTGAAAGTTCTTTATCTAAGTGTTTTACTTTTGTATAATCACCATTGAAAAGTTCAAGGAAACTTGCAGCCGTTCCTGTAGTTCCTTTTACACCTCTGAAACGAAGGGTCTCAAGGAAGAAGTCTAATTCTTCAATATCAAGAACCAAACTCTGTAACCAAAGGGTAGCTCTTTTCCCCACTGTCGTTAACTGAGCAGGCTGAAAATGAGTAAATCCTAAAGTGGGAAGATCTTTATACTGAATAGCAAAGTCTGCTAGGTTTTTCATCACATTGACCAACTTTTTCTTTAAGATCAAAAGTCCGTCACGGATCTGAATTAAGTCTGTATTATCTCCTACAAAAGCTGAAGTTGCTCCCAAATGGATAATTCCTTTTGCTGAAGGTGCCACATCACCATATGTGTGAACATGAGCCATTACATCATGACGGAATTTCTTTTCGTATTCTGCTGCTTTATCATAATCAATGTTTTCAGCATTCGCTTTCAGTTCTGCAATCTGCTCGTCTGAAATGTCAAGACCAAGGTCTTTTTCGATCTCAGCTAAAGCAATCCAAAGCTTTCTCCAGGTATGGAATTTGTTATTGTGTGAGAAATTAAACAACATTTCTTCACTGGAATAGCGTTCTTCCAATGGATTTTTGTAGGAATTCATTCGTTCTTTTACTTTTTAGATGTACAAAAATACGGTTTTTCATTGAGAGTTGAAAATCCTGTTTTTATGATTTTTATTTATTTTTTTTGCCGGATATGTGGCAGTCAAAGAGATTTGTTCCGGCAGATGCATCCTATTTTAAAACTATACTTTTGCCTTGAAGCAAAAGTATACAAAAGTTCAAGACGGGAATCATACGCTAAAAATTGAAATTTAATCCTAAAATTTCCAAACTCGCATGGATCAGACAGTACTGCTTCGATTTAATTTACAAACCCATGCTCAGACAGTGGAAATTTTTTAACGGTTTAAATTTAAATTTTATTAACGCTCCTGATTCCTAAGTCGAATATGATGAAGCAACAAACAACTTTTTCTGTTTTAAATTTATGTTCTGTATGTGGTATTCAAAGAGATTTGTTCCGGCAGATGCATCCTATTTTAAAACTATACTTTTGCCTTGAAGCAAAAGTATACAAAAGTTCAAGACGGGAATCATACACTAAAAATTGAAATTTAATCCTAAAATTTCCAAACTCGCATGGATCAGACAGTACTACTTCGATTCAATTTACCAGCCCATGCTCAGACAATGGAATTTTTTTAACGGTTTAAATTTTATTAACGCTCCTGATTCCTAAGTCGGATATGAACAAACAACTTTTTCTGTTTAAAATTTATGTTCTGTATGTGGCAGTCAAAGAGATTTGTTCCGGCAGATGCATCCTATTTTATACTATACTTTTGCCTTGAAGCAAAAGTATACAAAAGTTCAAGACGGGAATCATACACTAAAAATTGAAATTTAATCCTAAAATTTCCAAACTCGCATGGATCAGATGGTGCTGCTTCGATTCAATTTACCAGCCCATGCTCAGACAATGGAATTTTTTTAACGGTTTAAATTTTAAATTTTATTAACGCTCCTGATTCCTAAGTCGGATATGATGAAGCAACAAACAACTTTTTCTGTTTTAAATTTATGTTCTGTATGTGGCAGTCAAAGAGATTTGTTCCGGCAGATGCATCCTATTTTATACTATACTTTTGCCTTGAAGCAAAAGTATACAAAAGTTCAAGACGGGAATCATACACTAAAAATTGAAATTTAATCCTAAAGTTTCCAAACTCGCATGGATCAGATGGTGCTGCTTCGATTCAATTTACCAGCCCATGCTCAGACAATGGAATTTTTTTAACGGTTTAAATTTTAAATTTTATTAACGCTCCTGATTCCTAAGTCGAATATGATGAAGCAACAAACAACTTTTTCTGTTTTAAATTTATGTTCTGTATGTGGTATTCAAAGAGATTTGTTCCGGCAGATGCATCCTATTTTAAAACTATACTTTTGCATTTAAGCAAAAGTATACAAAAGTTCAAGACGGGAATCATACACTAAAAATTGAAATCTAATCCTAAAATTTCCAAACTCGCATGGATCAGACAGTACTACTTCGATTCAATATATCAGCCCATGCTCAGACAATGGAAATTTTTTAACGGTTTAAATTTAAAT
This genomic window from Chryseobacterium sp. MEBOG06 contains:
- a CDS encoding WG repeat-containing protein, with the protein product MKKLLVAILLTPVISFAQVKETLYYFKSKDSLVGVKNKDGKIIVPAQFKVFSYLKDGDPVDGETIHFDGTKAGEEHEKYAWGYIYDRKGNYLYQPFMYDNGADYFSEGFRRLVKNGKIGFADRNGKTVIQPEHDFAVPFNYGYAAFCDGCDWEKTDDEHKAVVGGNWGIMNTQGKIVQPLAKHSEKDVEIDGKYYPNPFQYNEKEKNILKFFEKQNKKLSDLYHVNVYNKLSDKEKKLFFEIVERPKENFPYYQVNTYNHEKNELDMLYRFKFMVSEDGSTFYALNSYNEEKIPFAEWLKDEIKNAKDFQKEHTDNPNKFMNEQN
- the purB gene encoding adenylosuccinate lyase — encoded protein: MNSYKNPLEERYSSEEMLFNFSHNNKFHTWRKLWIALAEIEKDLGLDISDEQIAELKANAENIDYDKAAEYEKKFRHDVMAHVHTYGDVAPSAKGIIHLGATSAFVGDNTDLIQIRDGLLILKKKLVNVMKNLADFAIQYKDLPTLGFTHFQPAQLTTVGKRATLWLQSLVLDIEELDFFLETLRFRGVKGTTGTAASFLELFNGDYTKVKHLDKELSKRFGFEKVFGVSGQTYDRKIDAKVVALLGNIAQSAHKFTNDLRLLQNLKEIEEPFEKNQIGSSAMAYKRNPMRSERIGALAKYVMSLTTSSAMVASTQWFERTLDDSANKRLTIPQAFLAVDAILLIWNNIMNGIVVYPNRINKHIMEELPFMATEYIIMEEVKAGGDRQEIHEVIRVHSMEASKKVKEEGKENDLIERILNDDSLKLDKSKLKEVLDPKNFIGFAPIQTEEFIQNEVQPIIDQNKDLIGLEADLKV